In Neofelis nebulosa isolate mNeoNeb1 chromosome 10, mNeoNeb1.pri, whole genome shotgun sequence, one DNA window encodes the following:
- the TSG101 gene encoding tumor susceptibility gene 101 protein, translating into MAVSESQLKKMVSKYKYRDLTVRETVNVITLYKDLKPVLDSYVFNDGSSRELMNLTGTIPVPYKGNIYNIPICLWLLDTYPYNPPICFVKPTSSMTIKTGKHVDANGKIYLPYLHEWKHPQSDLLGLIQVMIVVFGDEPPVFSRPTISASYPSYQATGPPNTSYIPGMPSGISAYPSGYPPNPSGYPGCPYPPGGQYPATASSQYPSQPPVATVGPSRDGTISEDTIRASLISAVSDKLRWRMKEEMDRAQAELNALKRTEEDLKKGHQKLEEMVTRLDQEVAEVDKNIELLRKKDEELSSALEKMENQSENNDIDEVIIPTAPLYKQILNLYAEENAIEDTIFYLGEALRRGVIDLDVFLKHVRLLSRKQFQLRALMQKARKTAGLSDLY; encoded by the exons TACAAATACAGAGACCTAACTGTACGTGAAACTGTCAATGTTATTACTTTATACAAAGATCTCAAACCTGTGTTGGATTCATATG tttttaatGATGGCAGTTCCAGGGAACTAATGAACCTCACTGGAACAATTCCTGTGCCTTATAAAG gtaatatatataatattccaatATGCCTGTGGCTGCTGGACACATACCCATATAATCCCCCTATCTGTTTTGTTAAACCTACTAGTTCAATGACTATTAAAACAGGAAAGCATGTTGATGCAAACGGGAAGATATATCTTCCTTATCTACATGAATGGAAACAC ccACAGTCAGACTTGTTGGGGCTtattcaggtcatgattgtggTGTTTGGAGATGAACCTCCAGTCTTCTCTCGTCCTACTATTTCGGCATCTTATCCATCATACCAGGCAACAGGGCCACCAAATA cttcCTATATACCAGGCATGCCAAGTGGAATCTCTGCATATCCATCTGGATATCCTCCCAACCCCAG TGGCTACCCAGGCTGTCCTTACCCACCTGGTGGTCAGTATCCTGCCACAGCGAGTTCTCAGTatccttcccagcctccagtgGCCACTGTTG GTCCCAGTAGGGATGGCACCATCAGTGAGGACACCATCCGAGCCTCTCTCATCTCAGCAGTCAGTGACAAGCTGAGATGGcgaatgaaagaggaaatggatCGCGCCCAGGCCGAGCTCAATGCCTTGAAACGAACAGAGGAAGACCTGAAAAAAGgtcaccagaaactggaagagatGGTCACCCGTTTAGATCAAGAAGTA gCTGAGGTTGATAAAAACATAGAACTTTTGAGAAAGAAGGATGAAGAACTCAGTTCTGctctggagaaaatggaaaatcagtCTGAAAACAATGATATTGATGAAGTTATCATTCCCACAGCCCCACTATACAAACAAATCCTAAATCTGTATGCAGAAGAAAATGCTATTGAAGACACTATCTTTTACCTGGGAGAAGCCTTGAGACGGGGAGTAATAGATCTGGATGTCTTCCTGAAG cATGTACGTCTTCTGTCCCGTAAACAGTTCCAGCTGAGGGCACTAATgcaaaaagcaagaaagactgCCGGTCTCAGTGACCTCTACTGA